TAGGCTGCTCTCGGATGCGCTGCTATATTTTGTTCAGGCACATTGGCCGCTATGACAGTGGCCTTTACCGCTTCACGTACAGCATGAAACTGATGATAGGCGGCAATCTTCTTAATCAGCTTATCGCCATCCTGCTCATAAAGTACAAAGTGACGGATATAATCCAGAAACAGTTCCGGTTGAAAGAAACCTTTCACCACTTTCTCCAGCTCAAACTCTACCAACGGACGGTCGTTTTCGTTGCTGATGGTACGCCACGGCAGGAAACGTTCCTGATTGGCTGTAAACGACCCGATTCGTGCGGTTATCCCATCGGAAACTACCAGGGCTTCGTTACACAGGAACAGATCCTCAATATCTTCTTTGTAGGCTTGTAATTGGTTGTAGGCATCCCATACATCGGTATCTTCATCGGCGGGATTTTTCAGCTCCAATACCGCTAAGGGCAATCCATTGATAAAAACCACAATATCAGGACGACGTGTGTGTTTAGCTCCGGCTATACTAAACTGGTTAACTACCAGAAAACGGTTGTTGGTTGGAGTCCTGAAATCAATCGGAAAAACCAGTTCCTGCTCCTTATGACCATTTCTATCCACTTCCACCTGTATGCCATCGATCAGCAATTGGTGTACCGCCTTATTACGCACCACGCCAAAGCCCCCCTGAGCATTCTTCAACTCCCGAAACGCCTCTTCGAGCTTATCAGCCGGTATACCCGGGTTCATCACCTGCCACGCCTCCAGGCATTCCCGCATCAGTAATACTTCCCGATAGTCATTTCGATAAGGGTTACTGCTCTCTGGGGCTATATCTGCTCCATTGAGGTAATAATATCCGGTATCCTGAAACCAGGATAGAGTGATTTGTTCGAGTTGGTTTTCTGTTATCATTGCCTTTCCTCCAATAACTTTAGAAATAAAGCTTCAATCGATTCATCATGTTGTCCTTCTGGATACCAAATTGGAAAAATATTAGCACTTGCTAGCTCTCTTTTTCTTTTAGACCTCATTTTATTGTCTTTTATTTCTTCAAGGAATGCATAGTTACGCGGCAAAGATCCTGCTCCTTCTTTCTTAACAATCTTCTTTATTGTATGAATTGTTCGATCATTTGTTAAACTACAACCGACAAATAATAATGATCCTTTGATTAGCAATCTATTTATAAATCGCTCTAACACATCACCATTTAAATAGGCCATATCATACTCAATCTTAGTCAAAACTCTATCAGCTATTTGGATACAATCCCCATGTAATTTGATCAGAAATTTACTTCCAGACGACATCTGCCTAATTGTTTCATCAAGGTATTTTCCACTTTTTATATAGTTAAAACCTTGACCTAAATCATTATAAATTCGTTCTATGTTATTATCAAAATTGGTAGTTATTATAGAGCTATCTGGAAATAATATTGGTAAATAGTTTATTGAACCACAAATCTCCCTTTCAGCTGAATATTCATTTTCTAAGTGTTCATTAAATAATGCATCACCAAGATCTTCATATAGAATCTGAGCGGCTTCTTCATATTTACCATGAATTAGTAAAGAATTAAGATCTTCTTCTGTTATTTCTGATTCATATCTCAATTTATATAAGAAAGATGTCCAGCTTGCGTAATTACTTGGTATAGAAATACCAGCACCAAGAAATGGGATAATAGAATTTGCCTTTAATGATTTTGACAACTTATTGAATCGTTCTATATTGTCGTATAAAGCTAATATCTGATTTGCTTTATCTTTTAAAATATCTTTCCGCTCTTGCATCCATAATTCGAATGATTGAGAATACGAAGTTTCATCATCAAAAAGTATACTACTAGGTAAAAAATCATTTCCATCAATTGAAATCATCAATTGTTTTGTACCATCTGACAACTTTGTATCCTTTATACTTACTCTATCTGAATCAGGAGAGTTTAGTTCTTTAATGTATACTTTTTCAAGAAACTTCATTGTTTACCTTTTTTATCCATATTCAACCCTCCAGAAATCAATTTCGGTATTAAACTATTTCTTAGCTTTTCTAAAACTATATTTTGTTTTTGACTATTGGAAGAGAACAAAAATAGGGAACTCATTTTCATCTGAATAAGCCTAATTGCTTTTTTATCTGGAAAAACAACTTTTATCCTCTTCATATCAGCAACTGTCACGTGGCCTAAACCTGTTGTCTGCTTATTTTTAGCAGTATCGATCAATACTGGCTTGAGATACTTAAGAAGAAAATACACAAATATTTTTTGCTCTGCAGTTTTTGTGTTGATTTTAAATATGTGTTGGTTTAGCCATCCTTCGCCACCAAACCATTTAAATGCCTCCAACGATGTTTCAGGACTACCTGACCAGGAATAAAGAATGTCACCACTATTAATTCTATATTTCTCCGGAAATTCTTTAATTGTATATTCCGTCTGATCTGATATACCGGATTTTAGCTCTGCTATTTTTATAACTGGCAATCCTTCTTTATTTGTTGAAAAATCATTAGCCTTAAAAACCCCTCCATTCACATATTCTGCAGTTTCATATAAAGGAATGGCCTTCCACCCCTTCGGAATCTCTCCCAGCTCACTATCTTCCATTTCATCAGGAAACAGATCTGCCGTATCAGCCAGTTCCCTTCTTTTTTCAGCAGGTAGTTGATTGATTTCAGCAGCGGTTTTTCCACTGATAGCCATCATGGCTTCCAGTTGTGGATCTTCTCCTTTTGCTTTGGCTACTATTTTTGCTTTTACCGGATCAAAATCTACAAACCAGGATTTAAAGAGTGTTTGGGCTATAGATTCGAGAATAACATTTATATTATCGTTATTCTGAATTTTAGAATCTATATGAGATAAAATATGACCAATAAATAGTCTTTTTTCCTTTATCTGGGGAATTCTGGCCTTTATTGAATTTAAAATAGTCTGATTTAAGAGTGGCTGTCCAGAACCAGTCCTAAATTGATTTAAATTCAAATGATTAAGAAGATAAAACCAGAATAAACTTTCATCATTGTTTATAGAATTACAAGATATTGCATTATCTGTTATCCAGCATTTCTCTTTTGAAAAATATACACTACCACAATAAGAACCAACTCTACCTATTATTATTGAAAATTCAGGCGAATTATATTCATTAGAGTAACCTATAATACCATTTGATCCATAGACTGGAAAAATACCATTATCGTCTCTTAATGGAGATGTTTTCCCATTCTTAAATACAAGATGATCCTTTAAAATAGTCTCAATCATATCAGAACTCATACCCCAATCCTCCCAACTGCTTCTTAATTTCAATTTCCAGTTTTGCGCTCTCTTCGAGATAGCCTTTGAGTTCTGATGTCAATCGATTCATTTTTTCAGCAAAAGGTTCATCATCTTCTTCCTGCTCGGCGGCACCGACATAGCGTCCGGGAGTCAATACAAAATCATTTTTGGCAATGTCTTCTAACGCAGTGGTTTTGCAAAATCCGGCGATATCCTCATAACCTTCGACCAGTCCCTGCCATTTATTGAAAGTATCGGCTATCTCTTTGATATCTTCAGCGGTAAAGTCGCGCAATACGCGGTCTTTCATATACCCTTTTTCTCGGGCATCAATAAAGAGGACTTCTCCGATGCGCTTACGTTTGCCATTGCGTGCCGTTTTATCCTTCGTCAGAAACCAGATACAAGCCGGTATCTGGGTATTAGTAAAGAGCTGTCCGGGCAAAGCCACCATACACTCCACCAAATCAGCCTCCAGTATGGCGCGGCGTATTTCCCCCTCGCTATTGGTATTGGTACTCATGGAACCATTGGCCAACA
Above is a genomic segment from Parabacteroides sp. FAFU027 containing:
- a CDS encoding SIR2 family protein, whose translation is MKFLEKVYIKELNSPDSDRVSIKDTKLSDGTKQLMISIDGNDFLPSSILFDDETSYSQSFELWMQERKDILKDKANQILALYDNIERFNKLSKSLKANSIIPFLGAGISIPSNYASWTSFLYKLRYESEITEEDLNSLLIHGKYEEAAQILYEDLGDALFNEHLENEYSAEREICGSINYLPILFPDSSIITTNFDNNIERIYNDLGQGFNYIKSGKYLDETIRQMSSGSKFLIKLHGDCIQIADRVLTKIEYDMAYLNGDVLERFINRLLIKGSLLFVGCSLTNDRTIHTIKKIVKKEGAGSLPRNYAFLEEIKDNKMRSKRKRELASANIFPIWYPEGQHDESIEALFLKLLEERQ
- a CDS encoding restriction endonuclease subunit S, giving the protein MKLRSSWEDWGMSSDMIETILKDHLVFKNGKTSPLRDDNGIFPVYGSNGIIGYSNEYNSPEFSIIIGRVGSYCGSVYFSKEKCWITDNAISCNSINNDESLFWFYLLNHLNLNQFRTGSGQPLLNQTILNSIKARIPQIKEKRLFIGHILSHIDSKIQNNDNINVILESIAQTLFKSWFVDFDPVKAKIVAKAKGEDPQLEAMMAISGKTAAEINQLPAEKRRELADTADLFPDEMEDSELGEIPKGWKAIPLYETAEYVNGGVFKANDFSTNKEGLPVIKIAELKSGISDQTEYTIKEFPEKYRINSGDILYSWSGSPETSLEAFKWFGGEGWLNQHIFKINTKTAEQKIFVYFLLKYLKPVLIDTAKNKQTTGLGHVTVADMKRIKVVFPDKKAIRLIQMKMSSLFLFSSNSQKQNIVLEKLRNSLIPKLISGGLNMDKKGKQ